The region CTGTCTATGCCTCCTCTCGGCTCACTCTAACTCATGAAATAACAGCTTTTATTCACATCAATAAATGGTCTTAATTCTCCTTACTTTGACTTGTTGAGGCTggcctcagctgcagctgcctgaAGGAGCTGAGTGGACTTGCTGACTGGGACACCAAACAAAGCACTGTGAGTGACATCACTCAGGATGCGCCGGTGGCCACTCTTTGGAGCCGTTTTTGGGGAGGAAGGAGGCGTCAAGGGACCACATTTGCTGATGCCTTGGCCGGCAGTCTATAAAGTGAAGAGAAACATGAAAAAGATCTTAAACCAAAATGAAACAATCTGACCCCAAACATAAAATAAGCAACACCGACTGGAAAGGAAAATTTAAGGAGCTCAtcaacatgaagaaaaaaactACTGCAGAAAAGAGATGACTGTTCTCTGAAAAGTTACCATGGCTAAGTGGTCTTATAAATGATATGATATACTGAGTTGtgggaaatgtggaaaaataaataaattagctATGTTGCAATATAAAATTAAATGCCACACTTAAATTTCTCTTTTATGAGTACATTAAAGCATGCTGAAAGTGCACATAACATTCATAGTGTCCCTGCCAAAATACTCAATTTTACACTGAATAAAGAAAGGTTAGAAGCAGGTCctcaatgaaaatatttaaaatgttgaGAGTAAAGTCAAAAGACAATGTTGAGGAAAAAAGTCTACTACAATCTTGAAGAAGAAAAGTTGAAATGCAATGTCAAGAATAAAGTCAAAAATAATATTGAGAAAAATGTTGACGTTTGGAGACTGGTGCATGTGGACCAGTGCATGTGGCTCCTTCTACATAATGCCATGCAGGTAGTGAGATGAACTGGTGAAACCATGCTGACTCAGCTTTAGTAACAAAGAAATAATTTCTCATTCTGCGCACAAATACAGTGTAGTTATCAGTAGTAGGGCTCTGAAGAGAATGTGTGTAAAACTTGAAAAGCTGAAGTTAGCTTCTGATTTGTAGCCTCCTATTCAGCAGTTATGTGGAAAGTTAACAGGAAAATAATTCAACATGCTGTTTCTCCACCAATTGTCCTTTTTTGGATATTGATGTGAAAACGTTTTAGGCATTTTGGGTAACACATTAATGTTGACAGCCAGTATCAGATTTGTGGCACTGGCATTCTATTCgtgaaaatagaaaaaggacTTTTCTCACATATTAGCCACTTTCTTCAACATGTCATGTTGGCCAGCAGGTTCATTCGACTTTACAACAGATGGCAAAGGATGTAAAGTAGGTCTCTTAAATCTGAAACTGTGTTTTAATGAATAGCTACTCTGGTCAAGGTTTTTAAATCTAGACTTAAAAATAGATCTGGACATAAAGCCCATAATGAAAAACATACAAGACATTTTAACTATAGCAAAGTGTCTTTATGATATTATGTCCTTTTTGCAAGCATACAAATTGCAAATATTACAAACATATTACCAACCAAACATTGTTTTATTGGGGTTCGGTCAAATTTGTGATGTGATGCATGAAAAAAAGCATACGAGCAAGAATGTTCTAagatatacatttatatttttgaaAACAAAGAGGACAACCAGACTGAAAATGAAGACAACTCAAGTGTATCCATGTGGACAAATGCTATTTCTTCTTTGAAATTTCAATCCATTCATTTGTGTTAGCCTACCAGCTGGTTGCTTTGCGAATGTATGAATGCTGATGTTTGCTGCTGCATCAAAAGTTGCTGAGGCTGTGGTGCTTTCTGTGGTGCAGCCTGCAAAGAAGCCTGTTGACCAGGTTGAACAGTAGCTGCAGATGGACATGGAATTATAATACCTGGGGAGGTAAGAAAGACAATAGTTTTCAACTGTAAAAATCAGTCTTCATCAGTCAGCTAACAAATTATCGAAATAGAACCTTTTAGAATTTTTACTAAGTGTCAAACTCTCTTTAATCATAAAAAAACTCTTTTGAAACTCCAAttaaaaaagtctttaaaaacctgaaaaaataAACCACCTCAAAAGAGAGACCAGTCAACATTTACCACATTTACAGCAAAGACTGTTGTTAACTTTTCCCAGCTTCCCAACCAGGACCACCAGCTGAAATAGCAACACGCCAGAGCGAtcatcgctctctctctctctctccaggacCGGGAACACAAACTGAGCCTAGTCTAGCTAAGTGTAGTGAGTCCAGCCTAGTTGTTGTGATCAGATTGGTAGTCAGGTTAGGGTTTAGTTGGCTCTGCCTAATTGTTACATTAATGTTCTGCCAACCTCTGCACTGTTGAAATTGAACTAGCTGTTAACGTAGCATTTTTGGTTATCATTATTAAGTTAattattcaagattcaagatgtactttattcatccatagaataaataaatataaataagattagaacacacacaaatataaacagtatatatatacatatatatacatatacacatacatatatatatacacacatatatacacacacacacacatatatatatacatatacatacacacatatatatacatatatgtatatatatacacatacacacacacatatatatacatatacatatatatatacatatacatacatacacacacacacacatacacatacatatatatacacacacatacatatatatacacatacatatatatacacacatacatatatatatatatatatatatttattttttttctcttcctcgctctcctgggcggtgcctccttccttcggactcgggtcctctaccagaggcctgggagtctgagggttctgcacaggatcttagctgttcctaggactgggctcttctggacagagatctctggtatggttcctggtatctgttggagccatctactcaggttgggtgttactgcccctagtgtcccgatcaccactgggaccactgttgccttcatcccccacattctctccatctcctccttcagcccttggtacttctccagcttctcgtgttccttcttcctgatgttgctatcactcgggattgctacatctatcaccaccactgtcttccggtgtttatccaccaccactatgtcaggctggttggccaccaccatcttgtcagtctggatctggaagtcccacaggatcttggcctgctcgttctccaccactttcggagatgtctcccacctggtccctgggacttccagcccatactcagtgcagatgttcctgtatactatgccagccacctggttatgccgttccatgtatgccttgcctgccagcatcttgcaccctgctgtgatgtgctggactgtctcaggggcatctccacacagactgcacctggggtcttgtctggtctggtatggtagaccctggcctctattgctctggtgctcagggcctgttcttgtgcagccatgattagtgcctctgtgctgtctttcagtccggtctttgtcagccactggtatgttttctcgatatcagccacttcctcaatttgtcggtggtacattccatgcatgggcttgtccttccatgatagcccctcaggttcctcctccttggtgggcttttgttgcctgaggcattcactcagcagtgggtcagtgggggccatcttcttgatgtattcttgaaggcctgttgtttcctcctggacagtagttcggacacttactagtcctcggcccccttcctttcgctttgtgtacagcctcaggacactcgacttagggtgaaaccctccgtgcatggtgaggagcttccttgtcttgatgtcagtggcttgtatctcttccagtggccagggtattatgccagcagggtatctgattactggcagggcgtaggtgtttatggcctggatcttgtgcttaccattcagctgacttttcaggacctgtcttaacctctgcaggtatttggctgtggctgacctcctagctgcctcctcgtggttaccatttgcctgtgggatccccaggtatttgtaactgtcctgcacatctgtgatgttcccttcaggtagttcaaccccgtcagttgcgatcacctttccccttctagatatcatccgcccacatttgtctagcccgaatgacatcccgatgtctttgctgtagatcctagtgaggtgaatcagggagtccatgtcacgctcgttcttggcatacagcttgatatcgtccatgtagaggaggtggctgacggttgttccacttcggaactggtacccatagccactcttggtgatgatctggctcagggggtttaggcctatgcagaacagcaggggggacagagaatctccttgatatatgccacatctgatgctcacctgcgcaattggctttgagttggcctccagagtcgtgttccacagcttcatggagttctggatgaactctcttagtgtcctgttgatgttatacagctttaggcactccagtatccatgtgtgcggcattgagtcataggctttcttgtaatcaatccaggcagtgcacaggttggtgtgccacatcatacagtcctgggcgattgccctgtcgaccagtagctcatgcttggcacctctggtgttgttccctatgcctttctgtgctctgctcatgtattgatccatgtgcctgctgatcttagccgctatgatgcgtgataggagcttccatgtggtgctgaggcaggttatgggccggtagttggacggtattgtgcccttctgggggtccttcattatgaggactgtccggccttgggttagccactctgggtggtcccctgatgataaataaataaataaataaataaataaatacaacataaacattagacaattattgttattgactgggtttggatgaattataccttgttcaagtttgcaagtttacagaCCCTGCCTCTTTGATGAGTTTATTGAGtatgttggcatcctttgctttaatgcctgcaccccagcacactacagcaaagaagatggtgctagccatcacagactgatagaacatgtggagcatcctgctgcaaacactgaaggacctgagtctcctgaggaaatagagtctgatCATGGCCTCCTTGTAGACAGCATgagtgtttgtggaccactccagtttattgtccagctgaacacccaggaacctgtaagatgggactatttccacatctttcccactaatgcagactggggagggtggggacttgcttttactgaaatccaccaccatcactgtCTTGgccacgttgagctgcagaagattctccctgctccacctaacaaaactctccacaaggtccctgtattcatcctcttgtccattctccacacatccgactatgaatgtgtcatccgagtatttctggaggtgacatgtctcagagtggtactggaagtcagcctttttctggttgagcctctccagctctctcctcacctggctagacgtgaaggatagtcctgtcggggggatgggtgacatgttggaatctatgtagggtgtcagcaggagggagggggaagaagttggcagaggtgttaggggctctgggaggtgtgaaggggacccattgttatccagaggaatattgggacagctgggggtgggggagctagaatcaaacctgttgaaaaactggttcagctcattagcttggtccacgttcccatcagctgagcatattcctttcttctggaagccagtgattgtcctcatcccactccaaacatccctggtctggttcctctccagtctctcctccagcttcttcctataggagtccttgctctccttcagactgcgtttcagttccttctgtacactcctgagctcagccgggtctccagcagtgaaggccctcttcttcttattcaaaagggccttcaggtcacttgtcacccatggtttgttgtttgggtaacagcgtaccttcttggtggggacggagttctcagtgcagaacttgatgtagtcaaAAACACAGtgtgtcagtccatccaggtcctcaccatgtggttcacagagagcagaccagttggtggtctccagggcatcccgcagacagtccatggcaccatctgACCATTtcctaacagtcctcacagtgaccgattgctgctgaaccacaggtgtgtatgatggggagagcagcacgagattatggtcagacttgcctagtggagggagtgcagtggaggtgtatgcattggtgacattagcatacagtaaatccaaagtcttgCTGTCTCTCGTGCCACACTGGACATActgatggaatgtagggagagtggaggagagtgaggcatgattgaagtcacctgtgatgaggataaaggctccagggtgtttagtctgcaggtcagccgtgacagagtgaataacgtcacaggccgtgttcgctttaccggtcggaggaatataaacagtgatggcgatgacattggtaaactcccgtggcaaatagtatggacgaagtccgatagcaataagttccacgtcgggactgcacacgcACTCCTTGATGTGAATATGCTCtgggttgcaccacctgttgctaatgaacacggcaagtccccctcctttcttcttaccgtcCGCggtgtctcggtccgctcgcaGTGCTGAAgccagcgatcgtcacattagagtccggtatcagtccatggagccatgtctctgtgaaacacatgatacttGCTTCTCTGTACTCCCGCTGGGTCCATGTGAGtgcctccagctcgtccatcttatttgccagggacctgacattcaTCATTATGGCCacggggacgcagggtttaaaactCCAGCCTTACTCCCTTgtcgtttcctcctcagctccttcgggatttggggcttctctccaaccacgaaggatggtggtcttagagcaggggtggggaacctttttcatatcgagggccatttcaatttttataaagtcctccgagggccatactattatgaacacatacctaggataagtctataaccactgtgttactaagtctcatgattgctgcatttgaatttgaattatttatttaacacacatgcatataaaatcaccaaaaaaaatagaataaaatgacaaacaagtaaaatatgttttcatgatcatacaaaacaataaaaaaaaaaagaggtgcagagttgaggcaagagacccgtaagggcctgttcgaggcctctactcacaaaaactgcaatacaacaagataatcaagaaaataaatgaaaagaaagaaagataaagacaataataataacaacaactagaaagcactcggagagcgcagacctccgccaagcgcaacaattcctgccatattgtgatttccaccataaatattagtcccacatatactttgactacatatttagattccttgaccataaaaacataccgttagccactggaatcataacaatatatgtcttagttcaatagttattcacgaataAATATTCGGCGGCTATgaggcactccttcacgaactctccttcggcgtgaggtttcagcttcgtggctattaattcactcaccacaaaacttgcacgcgtaatattctctctgtcggtacatggtcgtgtgaaagctgcttgttgagcctccagaCTCCGACGAAGagtgttacgaaagaaatttcaggatacaaaaAGGCTacaatacgctaccgctgctactcgcagctcgcagagtttagcgaactgtataagtgcacatataaaatataaaaatcttattgcattgcaggccggtagaaatggtcaaTTACGAACAATTACGTGTAGGGagctactactggctgccgcctgggaCAGCGCCATTTTTTTGGTATTAATCAGAATGCTAAATTGACAACTTAGTATATTTTATGAGACTGTTTAAACAAATTGACTCCTGTTCCGTTCTCAGAAGGGTGGTGCCCATGGTGATATAATACACTTATATCtaattatttaataaataataatacatttaataGCCTTAGCAAACAAACAGATAAAAGTGGTGCCCATGTACcatattttccggactataagtcgcactttttttcatagtttgtcagggggtgcgacttgtactccggagctagtgacaccttaccagcccaatagaccgctccgctctcagaatgttagtttttttttgtatgtgtttctgtgctctgtgcctctcctctcctctcccctccattctatcatctacctgtccccccccctcccctctctctctaccctgctggccatcagcaggagggtccccctacatgagcctggtcctgctcaaggtttcttcctgttaaaagggagtttttccttgccactgttgcttgttgggggtttggccctgggattctggaaagcgccttgaaacaattctgattgtaaaagacgctatataaataaagattgatttgatttgattgagcgacttaaataaatacattattacagaatttcacatgtttgttattttcacactgacaaccacaagagggcactCTAGGCATGTGTatctgaggaacgagttcctttagcaacacagaagaagaagcggtgcttcatctatggagttagacttgattgtttggtaaacttgctcggatgttctttatgctatagttatctgaataactgttaatatgttacgttaacaaagcagacacgtactcggttgtgggtcatgtagctgaatttgttacgttagcataccataaccctattgctaatccatgctaattgcctttcaatatgaaatgtatgttcttggtctcagattttatcaaatacagtttcccccaaaatgcgacttatagtccagtgcgacttatatatctatttttcttctttattatgcattttttggctagtgcgacttaaactcgacatatagtccagaaaatacggtataagCTTGGCACAATATACACAAGTTTTGGGAATCAATCTATGGCAATATAGAGTataagacaaacaaaaaaactacAGTAGTTACCTGTGTTTTGAGGTGCTCCGGCAGCAATATTGGGTCTTTTGCGAGGAGTAAGAGCAGGTTGGATTGGAAGGATGCCTGCTATTGACTGGGGCTGAGCCTGGCAAGGCTTAGGTCTTTGTCGAGGTGCAATTGAGGTTTCTGTTGTAGGGACAGGATCTGTGAGCCTtttggaaggagaagaaagatttCTTAGTGATGAAGTTTCCTGCAACAACacttgaaatatttttttttcagtcaCCTGGCTTTGGTGTGACTCTTTTTGACCACTGCTTCACTGGTTCTGATGGGATCAGGTAGTCTGGTAGGAATATGTAAAttctaaaaggagaaaaaagatctTTCAATTCATTTTTAGAATCAAACAAAGTGTTTACAGTTATTTAACACAATGGTGAATTTCGAAAGATTCCTTAAATAAATGTGCATTGAGAAAAACATCAGATTTATACCAGAAGCCAACACCAACAGCCCACCTCCTGATCCACACAAACTTACATGCAAATTTGGAACAGGACACTCTCTTCCAGCCATTTTAAAGGCAAAGTAAGATATTTGGTAGATGTCTGGTCTTTTTTCTGGATCAGGTTCAAGCATATATCCTGAGAAATCAAAGCAGCAATAACATTTAAGAGACATTTACAGACACAGAATTTCATACCAAAATCTCACAGACTCACTGATAAGTCCGTGCATGTCCTGAGAAAAGCGGGAGTTGTCTGGAATAGTGAAACTTCCATCGCAGATAGCCACTTGGCTCTCTCCGAATGGAAGAGTGAAGAAGCAGAGCTTATAGAGGAGACAACCCATGGCCTGTAGGGAGAGAACACTCAAGGTAAATGTGGCTCAAAATATAGTTGATCAATATGATGATACAGCAATTTTAACATTGGGGGTTAACAATGACAAATAACCATTTTCACCCAAATATCTGCCTTTGTTGATATGATCTGTCCACTGTAGAGGTTGACCATCTCGGGTGCACGATATGACAGAGTAGTGTACCTGGTTTTATAAATAGTGATGAGCTTCAGCATTTCAGTATAGGTAAAAGAATCACATGAAAGTGGTTGGAAAACTCACTTTTTGATTTCCTCCTCAACAACTGGAACACCGTGAGTCTGAGGGTCCTGGAAACGATTAGTAGCACTTCCAAAATCACAGAGAACATACTGTCCTCGGTCGTGCAAAAGAATATTTTCCACCTATATGAAGCAGACAAAGTGAGACCTGTCAACAGGATCTGTATGAACATTAATTACCCTCATTATTGTATGCACATATGCTCAAGTAAGGAAATTAAATGAACTGGCCTTGAGATCTCGATGAATGACTGGAGTCTTACACTGGTGGAGACAAGCAACGGCTTCGCAAGTATCACAAAATATCTGCAATACTTCGGCCTCCGTGAAGCCCATTTGCAATCTCTGGTTCATAAGTTTCACCACTGGCCCACCTATATAAAACAAAAAGCTCAATACAGCGTATGAAATAATAGCTGGCACAAGAcgatcatcaccatcatcaaaaaTCATCAGTCTCCTAACTGCATTGGAATATCATAATCTTTATCTTTGTGGATATTATAATATAATCATAATCAATATCTTTTTGCCTCATCTGATTTTTCTAGTCACGAAAAATTGTGCTTTCTATAAAATGCTGGATTCAATGACATCTACAGCTAGCAAGAGAACATTTACCTTGACATAGAGCAGGTGCATTGTGGAGCTGAATGGAATAAAAATCTGAGAAAAGGCTGACTTACCTCGACAATAGTCCATTAAGATCAAAACTTCTGATACGTCACCATTTCCAACTGCTGTTATACTGGAATCCAGGAAACCAACTATGCTTTTGTTGCCTGCTAGGTCCCTCTgagtaaaaaaacagaaaacaggacaaTTCACAGTGAACACAATGCCAGAACACTCAAACTAATGCCTATAATCCACAGGATGCATTTGGGCACATCTGCTCCATGCAATGATGGTGGTGCTCATATGTTTTAAATGAATGCATATGTTTACACTGGCTGCAGTTCTATTGCATTCCAACTCCAGAGCACCGGTGTGAAGTAGTCCACCAGAAAAATATGCAAGACTTCTATTTTTACTGGATGGTGGAGCACAATGTGTGCAACTCAACACGGTGCAGTAAGTGTGGGGCAGGAAGTACAATAAATTTAAATCCAGGAAATTTTCAAAATCAGAAATATCATGTGTTGGTGGGTCACTTTCAACTATGCAGAAGGAACTCGTATGACTTCATTTTTGGCTtgttttatatataatataatataataatataatataatataaagtGTTAATGTGAGAATATTGTATGTGAATTCCTTTTCAGCTGCTTGCCGGAGCCGCACTGTGCTGACGGAGCAGTGACAAAGCAGCTGTTTGACAATTCCAACATATCCAGTGTTTTATAGGGCTAAGACATGATACCCGAGACATATGCATCAGTGAGGTATCTGCACCAAGGCATACATTACTCTAAGATCAGTGCATGAAAATAGTTATGCTGCTAAAAATGTTGAGGTTCATTTTGCTTACCATTATCTGTATCTCAAGTTTGCAGACTTGCAAATCATGTTCATTGTTGACGTACATTCTTTTTAACGCGCATAGTTGACCTTGATGAGTTCGAACCAAGAAGACTATTGCAAAACCTCCTGTAATTAAAtaagatgaaataaataaatacataatgaTTTCAAAAGTACAACACCATCTCATTGCACTATACTGGAGAATCACCACCACCGGTTTATATCCCCCTCAGGTCCATACGTTGTGTCAGCAATGCTGTTATATTATTTAGCATAACTAGCCACATCATGACGCAAGACACTATAATTAGCACAAACATTGTTTAGCATCACTCTGACCCTGTTATTTAAGATGCCAAAACCAGACAACTAATGACAAATATTAATGGCTAATGGCATTGTactgtattaaaataaaattaagtcACTATACCACATAAAAAATGACTCTGTGTTACAGTCAGGTAATGTGTGTTACAGTGATGCCTGAAAGTTGTAAGATGTGAGGCAGCATGAAGGAGCACTGTTGGCAGGATTTAAAAGCCTAACTTTGGATATAGTGATGCTAACACAGGAGACATTgctaatttatatatttaatgaATATTATAATAATTCATTTTCTAATGAAGTACACAACTGAAGTACAAACCTCCCCATTATGTGAGAAATTATTTAATAACACTAAAAACtacatcatttaaaacaaatttgtTTCACAGGAATGTTGCTGCATTTACTGCAAAGGTTTGCCACAGTGTGTCAGGTGATAGAGTTCAGTTTAGTGAAATCCCCGCTGTCTAATCTGAGATGCCTAAAGGAAATGAGGATTAACAGTCTTAAGCAACATTTATGAGTGCTGTACAACTCAAGTACACAGTAGACACAAATAACTCTAAGTACAGCAACAAATAACTTCTGCCTCCTGACGTAAATGTCAGTGAAGATTATGTTGGCCACAATAACCTTATACATACAGACACCAGCAAAGGCACATACATTTgatcaaaatgcacatttagCTGTTTAATTATTAGGTCTAATTCTCAAAAGGTGTCATGGACCCAAAATACTTAGATATTTTTTCTATATTTACATGATTCATATTGAATAATAACATGTTTGCAGCATAGCTCTGCTACATGTAAGAACCACAGGATAGAACAGTAGAAGTCTTGCATACAGTGAAAAAAATTAGCATGGAATATTTGAGAACATTTAAATTCAGCAGTGTTACAAAACTGAATAATATTTTCTACTGCACATACATCCCACTGAAGCTGTGCACAGTTTCTGTCTCAATATTATCTCTTAGAATATTAGCTATGCCACAAAGAGAAGGCCAGTGTTAAcagtaacaaacaaaaaagggattaaagaaaagataaaatgtTTTACTGTGTGTTGGTAAATCCTTCAACAACCTAAGAACAAATCATATTGCCAATAACTTCAATTGTCATTTACAGttgttattttaacatttattctGAAGCTGTTGCAGTAATGTCTCTCTAAATTTATCTTCATACTTGTTTCAGTGATGCACAATATAACAGTGACAACAAAGAGTAGAGCACAGATAAAAATGCATTTCCTCACAAACACAGTAGTGAATTAATAGAAACTATACAAAAATAGGATATATATAAAAAGAGAGGTAATAGAGCCCTGCTGGTCCCAAACTACCGGTATGTACAATTTCATTCAAACATTACACAAACCCACAAaaatttgtcttttaaaaacacttttattcctTGGCTTTAAACACAGCACGAGACTCTGCTctagtttttgtattttacagttttaatatatatatttttatgatcTCATTTATTCATACTTGTGTACAGACCTTTGTTTCAGCTGTGGCTGTTTCCTAAAGTGCTTTATaaagttgtttaaaaaaagacaattctcaataacagcagcaaaaatCCTAACGACTAATTTGAGCTTTATATATCCACCACCCAGCCAAATAAATGACAGTGTCTCTATCTGTAATGAAATAAtcacagagaacagagaagacACAGTACTACAAGAAAAATAACAAGGAGAAAGAGCTCTTAGGCAAGACCAATTAATGATGGTctatt is a window of Takifugu flavidus isolate HTHZ2018 chromosome 5, ASM371156v2, whole genome shotgun sequence DNA encoding:
- the LOC130526493 gene encoding AP2-associated protein kinase 1-like isoform X5 is translated as MKKFFDSRRDMVSSGPGFGVGGGGSGSGGGSGGGGFIGRVFVVGRFHVTVEEVVAEGGFAIVFLVRTHQGQLCALKRMYVNNEHDLQVCKLEIQIMRDLAGNKSIVGFLDSSITAVGNGDVSEVLILMDYCRGGPVVKLMNQRLQMGFTEAEVLQIFCDTCEAVACLHQCKTPVIHRDLKVENILLHDRGQYVLCDFGSATNRFQDPQTHGVPVVEEEIKKYTTLSYRAPEMVNLYSGQIISTKADIWAMGCLLYKLCFFTLPFGESQVAICDGSFTIPDNSRFSQDMHGLIRYMLEPDPEKRPDIYQISYFAFKMAGRECPVPNLHNLHIPTRLPDPIRTSEAVVKKSHTKARLTDPVPTTETSIAPRQRPKPCQAQPQSIAGILPIQPALTPRKRPNIAAGAPQNTGIIIPCPSAATVQPGQQASLQAAPQKAPQPQQLLMQQQTSAFIHSQSNQLTAGQGISKCGPLTPPSSPKTAPKSGHRRILSDVTHSALFGVPVSKSTQLLQAAAAEASLNKSKSACATPSGSPCSSQQSVYSPAINDPQAGIIAPKMQSNWNPFEDDNFSKLTVEELLHKDFAKLTDRDMQEENDGHTTLSETEPPEATSQMNNSCEHSSDEEKEANEYEEDGTTRSDMVVNDHSGSRPLLSDSEEEKEQGQQVIPCSFLHSVKVPTQPSTNFPQPAPSASAQNHSQHAHETDNAADLLLKGPFRIGQEETGDVFANAPFPHTAVPVRQQPDVFSQAPFGKRVEHKTSYPHTAGAQSVPSDQGVLVQIAQQPFRPQALAKYSRHFEGSVQQQTAAGHTVVSNMNNLPIVASVPVGALHSLTSDVSTADPFVSAPFHIKPPQKKP
- the LOC130526493 gene encoding AP2-associated protein kinase 1-like isoform X3 — encoded protein: MKKFFDSRRDMVSSGPGFGVGGGGSGSGGGSGGGGFIGRVFVVGRFHVTVEEVVAEGGFAIVFLVRTHQGQLCALKRMYVNNEHDLQVCKLEIQIMRDLAGNKSIVGFLDSSITAVGNGDVSEVLILMDYCRGGPVVKLMNQRLQMGFTEAEVLQIFCDTCEAVACLHQCKTPVIHRDLKVENILLHDRGQYVLCDFGSATNRFQDPQTHGVPVVEEEIKKYTTLSYRAPEMVNLYSGQIISTKADIWAMGCLLYKLCFFTLPFGESQVAICDGSFTIPDNSRFSQDMHGLIRYMLEPDPEKRPDIYQISYFAFKMAGRECPVPNLHNLHIPTRLPDPIRTSEAVVKKSHTKARLTDPVPTTETSIAPRQRPKPCQAQPQSIAGILPIQPALTPRKRPNIAAGAPQNTGIIIPCPSAATVQPGQQASLQAAPQKAPQPQQLLMQQQTSAFIHSQSNQLTAGQGISKCGPLTPPSSPKTAPKSGHRRILSDVTHSALFGVPVSKSTQLLQAAAAEASLNKSKSACATPSGSPCSSQQSVYSPAINDPQAGIIAPKMQSNWNPFEDDNFSKLTVEELLHKDFAKLTDKLAPAQQLSDTAFLMSCGERGNSDEFDPIPVLISKNTNQGDMQEENDGHTTLSETEPPEATSQMNNSCEHSSDEEKEANEYEEDGTTRSDMVVNDHSGSRPLLSDSEEEKEQGQQVIPCSFLHSVKVPTQPSTNFPQPAPSASAQNHSQHAHETDNAADLLLKGPFRIGQEETGDVFANAPFPHTAVPVRQQPDVFSQAPFGKRVEHKTSYPHTAGAQSVPSDQGVLVQIAQQPFRPQALAKYSRHFEGSVQQQTAAGHTVVSNMNNLPIVASVPVGALHSLTSDVSTADPFVSAPFHIKPPQKKP